The nucleotide window GCGGCCTGATCACGCTGCTCCTGCTGAACTCAGCACTCAACGAAGGGTCCTTCAGGCTCAGCGAGCTGAAGCGGGAGACCACGGGGCTCACCGACGAACAGCAGGCCCTCCAGCGGGACGTCGACAGCTACTCGGAGCCGGACGCGCTGGAACGGCGCGCCAGGGAACTGGGCATGGTGCCGGGTGGCAGCCCCGCCTTCCTGAGCCCGGACGGCACGGTGCGGGGTGTGCCCGTGGAGGCCACCGCCGCCCCGACGCCCACGGCCGCCCCGCCGAAGCCGGTGGAGACCTCGCCCGACAGCACTCCCGACGCCTCCGGCGCCACATCGCCCGGCCTTTCGGCCTCGCAGCCCGTCTCCGGGGCGCCGTCGCCGGGGCCCTCGGAGCCCTTGTCGCGGAACGCGTCGCAGAACGCATCGGACAACGCCTCGCAGACCGCGTCCGCCCAGGGCTCCGCCGGACCGGAGTCCAGCCCCGGAACAGAGACCACGCCGACCGCGCGGCAGCGCGTCTCGGCGCCCCCGCCCACGACGAGCCCCGGCAGGTGACGCAGTGCCGTCCAAGGAACCGCCGCGCCGCCGCGTACCCGGCCCGGCACGCCCCCGTAACGCGGCGGGCGGCACCGGCCGCTCCCGGCCCACGGCCCGCCGCCCGCGCCCCTCGGCCGGGCGGTCGCGCGGCAGCACCCCGCGTTCCCTGCGCCTTGGCAGCCCACGTCCACGTCTGCGCCTGGTCGGCCTCGCCCTGACGGTCGTCATGCTGGCGTTCGTCGTCCGGCTGCTCCAGGTCCAGGCCGTCGACGCCAGTACGTACGCCGCCAAGGCCCAGCAGAACCGCTACCTGGAGTACACGGTGGCCGCCGAACGCGGGGAGATCACCGACCGCAACGGGATCGCGCTGGCCACCAGCGTCGACGCGCACAACATCACCGCCGACCCCAAGATGTTCACGCCCGAGGACAGCAAGGCCCCGGACGCTCCGCAGCAGGCGGCCGCGCTCCTCGCCCCGATCCTCGGCAAGGACGTCGAGGAGCTGACGAAGAAGCTGTCGGCACCCAAGAGCCGCTACACGCTTCTGGCGAGCCGGCAGACCCCACAGGTCTGGAAGCAGATCAAGGACCTCAAGGCCGCCTTCGCCGAGAAGGCCCAGGAGGACGAGGCCAACGGCGGCCCGGGGGCCAACGTGCTGGCAGGCGTCCTTCAGGAGCCCACCACCAAGCGGGTCTACCCGAACGGCGATCTGGCCGCCGGGATACTGGGATTCGTCAACGCCGAGGGCAAGGGCGGCGGCGGCCTGGAGTCGAAGCTGAACAAGGAACTCGCCGGGCAGGACGGAAGGATCCGGTACGCCCAGTCCGGCGGCCGGCGCGTGCCCACGGCCGGTGCCAGGGAGGTCCCGGCCGTCCCGGGCGCCGACATCGAGCTGACGATCGACCGTGACATCCAGTGGGCGGCCCAGCGGGCCATCGCCGACCAGGTCAAGAAGTCCAAGGCGGACCGCGGCTATGTGATCGTCCAGAACACGCGGACCGGCGAGGTACTGGCCATGGCCAACGCTCCCGGCTACGACCCGAACGACCTCTCGCAGGTCAACGCCGCCACCCTCGGCAACGCGGCGCTCCAGGACGTGTACGAGCCGGGCTCCACCAGCAAGGTCATGTCCATGGCCGCCGTGCTGGAGGAGAAGGCCGCCACGCCCGGCACCCACGTCACCGTCCCCAACCGCCTGCACCGGGGTGACCGGCTGTTCAGGGACGACATCGACCACCCCACCTGGTACCTCACGCTCAACGGCGTACTCGCCAAGTCGAGCAACATCGGCACCATCCTGGCGACCGGTCAGCTCGGCAGGACCCAGGCCGAGGCCAACAAGGTCCTCCACTCCTATCTGCGCAAATTCGGGATCGGCTCGGTCACCGGACTCGGCTACCCCGGTGAGTCACCCGGCCTCCTCGCGAAGCCGCAGGACTGGTCTACCTCGCAGCAGTTCACGATCCCGTTCGGCCAGGGCCTCTCCCTGAACGCCATGCAGGCCGCGTCCGTCTACTCGACGATCGCCAACGGCGGGGTCAGGATCGTCCCCACCCTCGTACGCGGGACCAAGGACGCGGACGGCGGGTACACCGCCGCGCCCGCCCCCGGACAGACCCGGGTGGTCAGCGAGAAGACCGCCAAGACGCTGTCGGTCATGCTCGAATCCGTGGTCGACGACCACGAGGGCACCGGGACCAAGGCGGCGATCCCGGGCTACCGCGTCGCGGGCAAGACCGGGACGGCCAACCGGGTCGACCCGGAGCGCGGCGGCTACCACGGCTACACCGCCTCCTTCGCGGGATTCGCACCGTCCGACGACCCGCAGGTCACCGTCTACTGCGCGATCCAGAACCCCACCAAGGGCAGCTACTTCGGCGGCCAGACCTGCGGTCCCATCTACAAGAAGGTCATGGAGTTCGCGCTCAAGACGCTCCAGACCGCACCGTCCGGCAGCAAGCCCGCCCGGCTGCCGGTGTCCTTCCAGCCCGGCGAGCAATAAGGAGGCCACTGTGGGTCCTGGCCGGGCTCATGATCCGCAGTAGCCCCGAGGGAACCCTCAGTGACAACGATCACCCCTGACCCCGGGAACCGGAACGAGAAGTACCGCGACCCTGGCCCCTCGCTTCGCGAGAGGCCGGGTGAGCCCGGTACGCTCACCGCCGTGCCCCACCCTGATCAGTCCCAGAACACCCAGAAGGACGCGCCTGTGAGCTACCCGGGAGCGCCTCGACCGGACCGGCTCCGGCCCACCCCCCTCGGCGAGCTGGCCGCCATGCTCGGTGTCGAACCACCCGGGTCCGGCGAGGTCACCGGCATCACCCATGATTCGCGGGCCGTGCGCCCGGGGGATGTCTACGCGGCCCTGTCCGGCGCCCGGCTGCACGGCGCCGACTTCGCCGCCCAGGCGGCGGGTCTCGGCGCGGTCGCGATCCTCACCGACCCGGCGGGCGCCGAGCGCGCCGCCGCCACCGGACTCCCGGTCCTCGTCACCGAGGACCCGCGGGGCCGGATGGGCGAGATCGCCGCCGAGATCTACGGGCGGCCGGGCGTCGGCCTGCTCCAGATCGGGATCACCGGAACATCCGGCAAGACGACCACGGCGTACCTCGTCGAGGGCGGACTGCGCGGCGCGGGCCGCACCACCGGACTGATCGGCACCGTCGAGATGCGGATCGGCGACGTGCGCATCAAGTCCGAGCGCACCACGCCCGAGGCCACCGACCTCCAGGCCCTCTTCGCCGTCATGCGCGAACGCGGCACCGAGGCGGTCGCCATGGAGGTCTCCAGCCACGCGCTGGTGCTCGGCCGGGTCGACGGCTGCGTCTTCGACGTCGCCGTCTTCAACAACCTCAGCCCGGAGCACATGGAGTTCCACTCCGGGATGGAGGACTACTTCCAGGCGAAGGCCCAGCTCTTCACCCCGGCCCGCAGCCGGCTGGGAGTGGTCAACTTCGACGACGAGTACGGCAGGAGGCTGATCGCCGAGGCCACCGTCCCGGTCGTCTCGTTCTCCGCCGAGGGCCACCCGGACGCCGACTGGCGTGCCGAGGACGTCGAGGTCGGCCCGCAGGACAGCACCTTCCGCGTCATCGGCCCCAAGGGCGAGCGGATCAACGCCAAGGCCCCGCTGCCCGGCCCGTTCAACGTCGCCAACAGCCTCGCCGCGATCGTCACCCTGGCCGTCGCGGGCGTCGACCCGCAGATCGCCGCCGACGGGGTCGCGGCCGTCCCGGGCGTCCCCGGCCGGCTGGAGCGGGTGGACGCCGGACAGCCGTACCTCGCCGTCGTCGACTACGCACACAAGACGGACGCGGTCGAGTCCGTCCTGCGCTCCCTGCGCAAGGTCACCGAGGGCAGGGTGCACATCGTGCTCGGCTGCGGCGGAGACCGGGACACCACCAAACGCGGCTCCATGGGTGCCGCCGCTGCCCGCCTCGCCGACACCGCCGTACTGACCTCCGACAACCCCCGCTCCGAAGACCCCCTGGCCATCCTCGCCGCGATGCTCTCGGGCGCCGCCGAGGTTCCCGTCCACGAGCGCGGCGACGTCCTCGTCGACGCCGACCGGGCCGCGGCCATCGCCGCGGCCGTCGCCCGGGCCGAACCGGGCGACACCGTCCTCGTCGCGGGCAAGGGACACGAGCTGGGCCAGGACATCCACGGAGTGGTACGCCCCTTCGACGACCGCAAGGTCCTGCGCGCCGCCATCGCGCGCTCCATGGGCCGCGAGAGCACCGAGGGCGTCCCCGAGGGCACCGCGGACCGCGCCCACACCCACGAGAACAACAGTCAGGGATGACCAAGTGATCACCCTTTCCCTCACCGAGATCGCCGAAATCGTCGGCGGGCAGCCGCACGACATACCCGATCCGGCAGTCACCGTCGGCGGGCCCGTCGTCATCGACTCCCGGGAGGTGAAGCCCGGCAGCCTGTTCGTGGCCCTGCCGGGCGAGCAGGCCGACGGCCACGACTTCGCGCAGCGCGCCGTCGAGGCGGGCGCGGCAGCAGT belongs to Streptomyces finlayi and includes:
- a CDS encoding FtsB family cell division protein, producing the protein MSKPADQMKGRAARLARLMPSGPSNAARTPFVLLVVLLLGGGLITLLLLNSALNEGSFRLSELKRETTGLTDEQQALQRDVDSYSEPDALERRARELGMVPGGSPAFLSPDGTVRGVPVEATAAPTPTAAPPKPVETSPDSTPDASGATSPGLSASQPVSGAPSPGPSEPLSRNASQNASDNASQTASAQGSAGPESSPGTETTPTARQRVSAPPPTTSPGR
- a CDS encoding peptidoglycan D,D-transpeptidase FtsI family protein; this encodes MPSKEPPRRRVPGPARPRNAAGGTGRSRPTARRPRPSAGRSRGSTPRSLRLGSPRPRLRLVGLALTVVMLAFVVRLLQVQAVDASTYAAKAQQNRYLEYTVAAERGEITDRNGIALATSVDAHNITADPKMFTPEDSKAPDAPQQAAALLAPILGKDVEELTKKLSAPKSRYTLLASRQTPQVWKQIKDLKAAFAEKAQEDEANGGPGANVLAGVLQEPTTKRVYPNGDLAAGILGFVNAEGKGGGGLESKLNKELAGQDGRIRYAQSGGRRVPTAGAREVPAVPGADIELTIDRDIQWAAQRAIADQVKKSKADRGYVIVQNTRTGEVLAMANAPGYDPNDLSQVNAATLGNAALQDVYEPGSTSKVMSMAAVLEEKAATPGTHVTVPNRLHRGDRLFRDDIDHPTWYLTLNGVLAKSSNIGTILATGQLGRTQAEANKVLHSYLRKFGIGSVTGLGYPGESPGLLAKPQDWSTSQQFTIPFGQGLSLNAMQAASVYSTIANGGVRIVPTLVRGTKDADGGYTAAPAPGQTRVVSEKTAKTLSVMLESVVDDHEGTGTKAAIPGYRVAGKTGTANRVDPERGGYHGYTASFAGFAPSDDPQVTVYCAIQNPTKGSYFGGQTCGPIYKKVMEFALKTLQTAPSGSKPARLPVSFQPGEQ
- a CDS encoding UDP-N-acetylmuramoyl-L-alanyl-D-glutamate--2,6-diaminopimelate ligase, translating into MTTITPDPGNRNEKYRDPGPSLRERPGEPGTLTAVPHPDQSQNTQKDAPVSYPGAPRPDRLRPTPLGELAAMLGVEPPGSGEVTGITHDSRAVRPGDVYAALSGARLHGADFAAQAAGLGAVAILTDPAGAERAAATGLPVLVTEDPRGRMGEIAAEIYGRPGVGLLQIGITGTSGKTTTAYLVEGGLRGAGRTTGLIGTVEMRIGDVRIKSERTTPEATDLQALFAVMRERGTEAVAMEVSSHALVLGRVDGCVFDVAVFNNLSPEHMEFHSGMEDYFQAKAQLFTPARSRLGVVNFDDEYGRRLIAEATVPVVSFSAEGHPDADWRAEDVEVGPQDSTFRVIGPKGERINAKAPLPGPFNVANSLAAIVTLAVAGVDPQIAADGVAAVPGVPGRLERVDAGQPYLAVVDYAHKTDAVESVLRSLRKVTEGRVHIVLGCGGDRDTTKRGSMGAAAARLADTAVLTSDNPRSEDPLAILAAMLSGAAEVPVHERGDVLVDADRAAAIAAAVARAEPGDTVLVAGKGHELGQDIHGVVRPFDDRKVLRAAIARSMGRESTEGVPEGTADRAHTHENNSQG